One region of Mycolicibacterium insubricum genomic DNA includes:
- a CDS encoding alpha/beta fold hydrolase has translation MITETPARYGEVDTRALVTTGSGLPVVLLHGYGDSAETWRGVLDRLAAAQRPGLAVDLPGFGQADRRRPGPIVPQLDAFVDAILADTGPAVLVGNSLGAATAVRAAARRSDSVKALVALDDPLAAQHWIARRARTHPVSATFWSRVGRLPVPPPMVRGATRWLAPKALYGPGVRPDPDVVAYWTGTIARMGDVARLGRDACAYAYESAAGHAGVRVDCPAVIVHGARDRIIPVHSSRTLHRLIPGSELVVLPDSGHCPQLDDPAAVVRIILGLRADDEEAA, from the coding sequence ATGATCACCGAAACACCGGCGCGCTACGGCGAGGTCGACACGCGCGCGTTGGTGACGACGGGCAGCGGCCTGCCCGTGGTTCTGTTGCACGGATACGGTGACAGCGCCGAAACATGGCGCGGCGTACTGGACCGGTTGGCTGCTGCGCAGCGGCCGGGGCTCGCGGTCGACCTGCCCGGATTCGGGCAGGCCGACCGGCGCCGGCCCGGACCGATCGTTCCGCAACTCGACGCCTTCGTCGACGCAATACTCGCCGACACCGGACCGGCGGTGCTGGTGGGCAATTCGCTGGGGGCGGCGACCGCCGTGCGTGCCGCGGCCCGGCGCAGCGATTCGGTGAAAGCGCTCGTCGCCCTGGATGATCCGTTGGCCGCTCAGCACTGGATCGCGCGCCGGGCCCGAACCCACCCGGTCTCGGCGACATTCTGGTCCCGGGTCGGGCGGCTACCGGTACCACCCCCGATGGTTCGGGGCGCCACCCGATGGTTGGCGCCGAAGGCGCTCTACGGACCGGGGGTACGCCCCGATCCGGACGTCGTCGCGTACTGGACCGGGACCATCGCCCGGATGGGCGATGTTGCACGTCTGGGTCGCGACGCTTGCGCATACGCCTACGAATCGGCGGCCGGACACGCCGGTGTGCGGGTCGACTGTCCGGCGGTGATAGTGCACGGGGCGCGTGACCGGATCATCCCGGTGCACTCCAGCCGGACGCTGCATCGGCTGATCCCGGGCAGTGAGTTGGTGGTGCTGCCGGATTCAGGGCACTGCCCGCAGCTGGATGATCCGGCCGCCGTGGTCCGAATCATACTGGGGCTACGGGCTGATGACGAGGAGGCGGCGTAG